A window of the Lagopus muta isolate bLagMut1 chromosome 1, bLagMut1 primary, whole genome shotgun sequence genome harbors these coding sequences:
- the LOC125702534 gene encoding Holliday junction recognition protein, with the protein MALDLDEWLRRSKTRFQTSILGILERYNYPFEDDFVVSMETLTYDTPDGPKQWGDLSVKELRKLLKHHVRSQRTADQTASEESDAEIVSVRRRFEDIHFQNLDVDDVKMQEKVQVQVDVIVQDNERKIPKWIMVEPSSSHFTSPVRELKGNQSNVCRKKVELANECSFSSPYQLQFSGVPMLPDTITVPRHQSCQEMSETCYNSILEEYQSADESCSWSNVTLADLYPKMVEVLTKLITRETRKKTFKYMFGHYRNKRGHARRPKLSITVEKIRKFRPLKLKKALPSICSSSTDIQNQTFGTKLNQNSGPCDDQCFINNSSGLVPFSDSDTNDMEMDCSDSSLDYHLVFGKDQKLSERNANALARMGKTFLAEDQLQTTVSLYSSKYSKSGNLRNLTYKHSLEPPFRTSSASSGLVALHLAKESKAQKNDFLSDDTSGFCSSTCSIVKNSNTFTPTKDYYLASDTLLINPEIKISERQNSLQRRHSFSSLSMKQSPSETPQKYEDAFEKLYYKLLSRGSQKPLTLTRPLSNSQKLEEKGGIMKNTFSDSVRSNIQYNIAFEKIYQQLSSEVVPKIPGFQRASNLRKYEGIQMSETVNALVNSPVRSLYAIPRVKRLGNFQNDLLSSPVKRLKNMPERFFSTKCQQISHKKYGDLQTVGMDSARLHNGSNTRFFNSHNCHHQDSGFHASPDKTFLVIPDVSLKELENTDVHSSWPRTMPHYSSPGNALKCPQKVSRKLSYTDGKDRNRSNPLDNILIKTHQGAFVAYRENNVL; encoded by the exons ATCAAACTGCAAGTGAAGAAAGTGATGCTGAGATAGTGTCAGTGAGAAGAAGATTTGAAGACATTCACTTCCAG aatCTGGATGTAGATGATgtgaaaatgcaagagaaagtACAGGTTCAAGTAGATGTGATAGTACaagataatgaaagaaaaattcccaaATGGATTATG gTAGAGCCTTCATCAAGTCATTTCACTTCACCAGTACGAGAACTGAAAG GCAACCAAAGCAATGTTTGCAGAAAGAAAGTAGAATTGGCAAATGAATGTTCTTTTTCCAGCCCCTACCAGTTACAATTTTCTGGCGTTCCTATGTTACCAGATACAATAACTGTACCCAGGCATCAATCTTGTCAAGAAATGAGTGAAACTTGCTATAATAGTATATTGGAAGAATATCAGTCTGCAGATGAAAGTTGTTCCTGGAGTAATGTAACACTTGCAGACTTGTATCCTAAAATGGTAGAGGTGCTGACAAAGCTTATTACAAGGGAAACTcggaaaaaaacatttaaatacatgTTTGGACACTATAGGAACAAAAGAGGGCATGCTAGAAGACCAAAGCTCAGTATCACtgtagaaaaaataagaaaattcagaCCACTCAAATTGAAGAAAGCACTACCCAGCATATGCAGCAGTAGTACAGACATCCAGAATCAAACTTTCGGAACTAAACTAAATCAGAATAGCGGACCTTGTGATGATCAGTGTTTTATTAATAACTCATCTGGTCTGGTACCATTTTCAGACAGTGACACAAACGACATGGAAATGGACTGCTCTGATTCAAGTTTAGATTATCATTTGGTATTTGGAAAGGACCAAAAACTTTCTGAACGGAATGCTAATGCTTTGGCTAGAATGGGAAAGACTTTTCTAGCAGAAGATCAATTACAGACTACTGTCTCGTTGTACAGTTCAAAATATAGCAAAAGTGGAAACTTGAGAAACTTGACTTACAAACATTCTTTGGAACCACCGTTCAGAACATCTTCTGCCAGTTCAGGATTGGTGGCACTTCATCTGGCAAAAGAAAGTAAAGCTCaaaaaaatgactttctttCTGACGATACATCAGGTTTTTGCTCATCTACTTGTAGTATTGTTAAGAACAGTAATACTTTTACACCCACCAAAGACTATTATCTTGCATCAGATACATTGCTCATAaatcctgaaataaaaatttctgaGAGGCAGAATTCTTTGCAACGCAGACACTCATTTTCCTCATTGTCTATGAAGCAGAGTCCTTCAGAGACACCCCAAAAATACGAAGATGCCTTTGAGAAACTCTACTACAAACTGCTTTCCAGAGGAAGCCAAAAGCCTTTGACATTGACAAGACCACTTTCAAACTCACAGAAGCttgaagagaaaggaggaataATGAAGAAtacattcagtgattctgtgagatcCAATATACAGTATAACATCGCATTTGAGAAGATTTATCAGCAGTTGTCTAGTGAGGTGGTTCCAAAAATTCCTGGTTTCCAAAGAGCTTCAAATTTAAGGAAATATGAAGGAATACAGATGTCAGAAACTGTAAATGCTCTTGTTAACTCACCTGTTCGATCTTTATATGCAATTCCCAGAGTTAAGAGACTAGGAAATTTTCAAAATGATCTTCTTTCTTCACCAGTAAAGCGACTGAAAAATATGCCTGAACgttttttttcaacaaaatgtCAGCAGATTTCTCACAAGAAATATGGTGATCTTCAGACAGTTGGCATGGATTCTGCTAGGCTACACAATGGCAGTAATACCAGATTTTTTAACAGTCACAACTGTCATCATCAG gACTCTGGGTTTCACGCTTCTCCAGATAAAACTTTTCTTGTTATTCCCGATGTTTCATTGAAAG AATTGGAGAATACAGATGTCCACTCTAGTTGGCCTAGGACAATGCCACATTACAGTAGCCCTGGAAATGCACTGAAATGCCCCCAAAA GGTATCCAGAAAACTAAGCTACACAGATGGGAAGGACCGAAATCGTAGCAATCCCTTAGACAACATCCTGATCAAAACTCACCAAGGAGCCTTTGTGGCATACAGAGAAAATAACGTTTTATAG